A region of Cryptococcus decagattii chromosome 3, complete sequence DNA encodes the following proteins:
- a CDS encoding inosine-5'-monophosphate dehydrogenase: MSGTNPNAPPRSNSILNPADALKYLEEYPRGDGLSLQELMDSRKNGGLTYNDFLILPGHINFPASDVSLQSKATRNIVLNTPFLSSPMDTVTEDRMAIALALHGGLGIIHHNCSAEEQAAMVRRVKKYENGFITDPLCLGPNATVGDVLEIKAKFGFCGVPITETGEPDSKLLGIVTGRDVQFQDPETPIKSVMTTEVVTGTSPITLEKANSLLRETKKGKLPIVDSKGHLVSLVARSDLLKNQNYPYASKVPESKQLYCGAAIGTRPGDKDRLKLLAEAGLDVVVLDSSQGNSVYQIEFIQWIKQTYPKIDVIAGNVVTREQAAQLITAGADGLRIGMGSGSICITQEVMAVGRPQGTAVYAVAEFASRFGIPCIADGGIGNIGHIAKALALGASAVMMGGLLAGTTESPGEYFYHEGKRVKVYRGKRSILGLDNAATARYFSEADAVKVAQGVSGDVADKGSINKFVPYLFTGLQHSCQDAGVKSISELHSCARSGSLRFELRTASAQLEGGVHGLNSYTKRLFA, encoded by the exons ATGTCTGGCACCAACCCTAACGCCCCTCCTCGCTCTAACTCCATCCTCAATCCCGCCGATGCTCTTAAATACCTTGAGGAGTATCCGCGAGGCGACGGTCTTTCTCTTCAGGAGCTTATGGACTCCAGGAAGAATGGCGGTCTGACCTACAATGACTTTTTGATCCTCCCTGGGCACATTAACTTCCCTGCGTCTGACGTTTCTTTACAGTCCAA GGCTACTAGGAACATTGTTCTCAACAcccccttcctctcttctcctatGGACACCGTTACTGAGGACCG AATGGCCATCGCTCTCGCTCTTCATGGTGGTCTCGGTATCATCCATCACAACTGCTCTGCCGAAGAGCAAGCAGCAATGGTTCGACGGGTCAAGAAGTACGAGAATGGTTTCATCACTGACCCTCTCTGCTTGGGTCCCAATGCAACTGTTGGGGA CGTCCTTGAGATCAAGGCAAAGTTTGGCTTCTGCGGTGTTCCTATCACTGAGACTGGCGAGCCCGACAGCAAGCTCCTTGGTATCGTTACTGGTCGAGACGTCCAGTTTCAGGACCCTGAGACTCCCATCAAATCTGTCATGACTACTGAGGTCGTCACTGGCACCTCGCCTATCACTCTCGAGAAGGCCAACAGTCTTCTGCGCGAGACTAAGAAGGGCAAACTCCCTATCGTCGACTCCAAGGGCCATCTCGTCTCTCTTGTCGCCCGGTCTGATCTCCTCAAAAACCAGAATTATCCTTACGCCAGCAAGGTTCCGGAGAGCAAGCAGCTCTACTGCGGTGCTGCCATTGGTACTAGACCCGGTGACAAAGACAGGCTCAAGCTTCTCGCTGAGGCTGGTCTTGACGTTGTTGTCCTCGACTCCTCCCAAGGTAACTCCGTCTACCAGATCGAGTTCATTCAATGGATCAAACAGACTTATCCCAAGATCGACGTCATTGCCGGTAATGTCGTTACTAGGGAACAAGCTGCTCAGTTGATCACTGCCGGTGCCGATGGTTTGAGGATTGGTATGGGCTCCGGTTCCATTTGCATCACCCAAGAGGTCATGGCCGTCGGTCGGCCCCAAGGTACTGCTGTGTACGCCGTTGCGGAATTCGCCAGCCG ATTTGGGATTCCATGTATTGCCGACGGCGGTATTGGTAACATTGGTCACATCGCCAAGGCTCTCGCTCTCGGTGCTTCTGCCGTCATGATGGGTGGTCTTCTTGCTGGTACCACTGAGTCTCCCGGAGAATACTTCTACCACGAGGGGAAGCGCGTTAAGGTTTACCGAG GCAAGAGGTCTATTCTCGGTTTGGACAACGCTGCCACTGCCAGGTACTTCTCCGAGGCCGACGCCGTCAAGGTTGCCCAGGGTGTCTCTGGTGATGTTGCGGATAAGGGAAGCATCAACAAATTCGTGCCCTACCTTTTCACTGGTTTGCAACACTCTTGCCAAGATGCTGGTGTCAAGAG TATCTCTGAACTTCACTCTTGCGCTCGGTCTGGTTCTTTGAGGTTCGAACTTCGAACCGCTTCTGCTCAGCTCGAAGGTGGTGTCCACGGTTTGAATTCGTACACCAAGAGACTGTTCGCTTAA
- a CDS encoding palmitoyltransferase AKR1 — protein sequence MATVASPDIRVTAASPDSNRSVFEQSITFSGAGKAYEGSSNRGEEPERDSQEVGRETIREPLMYNDLDIHALAQRGDTAAIVAMLQENPSLDLSARDAQDVTPLHWAAINAHMGTCRLLIDSGADVDAIGGELKATPLQWAARNGHLYVVHLLLSRGADPNVHDSQGFNTLHLITHSSAVMPLLYMLHQPVAIDEKDTDGHTALMWAAYQGDALSVDLLIRHGASVNTTDNAGMTPLHWAAVKGNKVSIMHLVEAGASLDAKEESGKTPRDMAEELKSLVSFQKGLEEAGWSIDGVKMEGKLGPRNTILAIFLLPMAGLWFIFSTFRWLPVYVGIPFAFAEFMAMQYTVVLVLLGHIKTQDKVSSSNYFASIISASLIWVGYCWISRFAVNTPGYAFTNLGFIIMFSGCCWSFWKSIVTDPGFVPKGEQDAEIKEVLEDLVDAGRLNGTNFCIVCMARKPLRSKHCRTCNRCVARFDHHCPWIWNCVGAKNHRPFLLFVLFLIGGVILFIRLTIVYTHQNAPEYIPIPNPGLTTCDISATLCQAGNFDPFLLCTALWSTLQLTWTTVLAISHLWQVSRQMTTFEVSNLGRYGFMGGRGGQSLRDQSGAMLKQASAIGAGIGMSGAGEEAAGPPGAEAGPEGNALLPPPGGHVHGPQCRHGNHAGGRSHGVLHICGALWKTMTGPLMTILGLDRFTKGKALGGMKRAGRDQNPFDMGIIKNCTDFWIPDSDVDYVTLYEIPPEGWRAYRRKLAMDKRVRGGKGRYEVVSEQEV from the exons ATGGCTACGGTGGCATCTCCAGACATTAGGGTGACAGCGGCAAGCCCAGACTCAAATCGATCTGTGTTTGAACAATCAATAACCTTTTCTGGTGCTGGCAAGGCATACGAAGGAAGTTCAAATCGAGGCGAAGAGCCTGAGAGAGATAGTCAAGAGGTCGGCCGCGAGACTATACGAGAGCCTTTGATGTATAACGAC CTCGATATCCATGCGTTGGCCCAGAGGGGCGATACGGCTGCCATCGTTGCTATGCTACAAGAGAATCCTTCATTAGACCTCTCTGCCAGAGACGCTCAAGATGTAACGCCTTTACACTGGGCCGCTATTAATGCCCACATGGGAACATGCAGACTTTTAATAGACAGTGGTGCTGATGTTGATGCGATTGGTGGTGAACTGAAAGCTACTCCTCTACAATGGGCTGCGAG AAATGGACATTTATACGTTGTGCATCTCTTGTTATCAAGGGGGGCTGACCCAAATGTTCATGACTCCCAAGGCTTTAATACGCTGCACCTCATCACCCATTCTAGTGCCGTCATGCCGCTGCTATACATG CTACATCAGCCGGTAGCTATCGATGAAAAGGATACAGATGGCCATACTGCTCTCATGTGGGCAGCTTATCAAGGTGACGCTCTTTCGGTCGATCTTCTCATTAGACACGGTGCGTCAGTGAATACAACCGACAATGCAGGCATGACTCCCCTTCACTGGGCGGCGGTGAAAGGCAACAAGGTCTCCATCATGCATCTGGTAGAAGCTGGCGCTAGTTTAGATGCTAAAGAGGAATCAGGGAAGACTCCCAGAGATATGGCGGAGGAGTTGAAGAGTCTAGTGTCGTTCCAAAAGGGTCTCGAAGAGGCGGGGTGGAGCATTGATGGTGTGAAAATGGAAGGCAAATTGGGGCCT AGAAATACTATCCTGGCTATCTTCTTGTTGCCCATGGCAGGGTTATGGTTCATCTTCAGTACTTTTAGGTGGTTACCGGTATACGTGGGCATCCCATTTGCCTTTGCTGAATTTATGGCCATGCAATAC ACTGTCGTCCTTGTTTTACTGGGCCATATCAAAACCCAAGACAAAGTTTCCTCGTCCAACTACTTTGCATCGATCATCTCTGCTAGTCTCATCTGGGTAGGCTACTGTTGGATTTCTAGGTTCGCTGTCAACACTCCAGGATATGCATTCACCAACCTCGGATTTATAATCATGTTCTCCGGGTGTTGTTGGAGTTTCTGGAAATCCATCGTGACAGATCCTGGATTTGTGCCAAAGGGAGAGCAGGATGCGGAAATCAAGGAA GTATTGGAGGATCTTGTGGACGCAGGAAGACTGAACGGGACAAACTTTTGTATCGTCTGCATG GCAAGGAAGCCCTTACGCTCTAAACATTGCCGGACTTGTAATCGATGCGTTGCCAGGTTTGACCA CCATTGCCCTTGGATCTGGAATTGCG TGGGAGCGAAAAATCATCGCCCCTTTTTGCTATTTGTGTTATTTTTGATCGGGGGAGTCATCCTCTTTATCAGGCTTACTATTGTCT ACACCCACCAAAATGCCCCAGAATACATCCCCATTCCTAATCCAGGATTAACAACGTGTGATATCTCCGCTACTCTATGTCAAGCAGGCAATTTCgatcctttccttctttgtaCGGCGCTTTGGAGTACCCTTCAGCTCACGTGGACTACTGTTCTGGCCATTTCTCACCTATGGCAAGTCTCTCGGCAAATGACAACATTTGAAGTCTCCAATCTTGGCCGATATGGCTTTATGGGTGGACGAGGGGGACAAAGCCTGAGAGACCAAAGTGGGGCAATGTTAAAGCAAGCTTCAGCCATCGGGGCCGGCATAGGTATGAGTGGAGCTGGGGAAGAAGCCGCTGGGCCCCCTGGTGCCGAGGCTGGGCCAGAAGGGAATGCGTTGCTTCCCCCCCCTGGCGGGCATGTTCATGGACCTCAATGTCGACATGGCAATCATGCTGGTGGCCGCAGCCATGGCGTGCTGCATATATGCGGAGCTCTTTGGAAGACAATGACAGGGCCACTGATGACCATCTTGGGATTAGATAGATTTACGAAGGGAAAGGCGTTGGGGGGAATGAAGAGAGCTGGGAGAGATCAGAATCCGTTTGATATGGGCATCATCAAA AATTGCACCGATTTCTGGATACCAGACAGCGATGTCGATTATGTAACGCTTTACGAAATACCTCCGGAAGGTTGGAGGGCTTACAGGCGAAAGCTTGCGATGGATAAGAGAGTACGGGGGGGAAAGGGACGTTACGAGGTTGTTAGCGAGCAAGAGGTATAG